One part of the Solanum dulcamara chromosome 8, daSolDulc1.2, whole genome shotgun sequence genome encodes these proteins:
- the LOC129900284 gene encoding RING-H2 finger protein ATL74-like has translation MESYYRTQRLLPDTHPVLQASNESNSFHDYSKEASFDTNMIIILAALLCALICVLGLNSIVRCVLRCTRRFSIESIDARAERLAATGLKKTTLRRIPVAVYGSGIHILATDCPICLGEFMDGEKVRVLPRCHHGFHVRCIDIWLASHSSCPTCRQSLLEQPVMTSSDDAGDVEAGLR, from the coding sequence ATGGAATCTTATTATCGTACTCAACGGCTACTTCCTGATACACATCCTGTTCTACAAGCTAGTAATGAAAGCAATTCATTTCATGATTACTCCAAGGAAGCAAGTTTCGACACCAACATGATTATTATCCTAGCAGCTCTGCTCTGTGCATTAATATGTGTACTTGGGCTAAATTCAATTGTGAGGTGTGTCTTAAGATGTACCCGGAGATTTTCTATCGAGTCAATAGACGCAAGGGCTGAACGCCTAGCTGCAACGGGGCTAAAGAAGACCACGTTGAGGCGGATTCCAGTGGCTGTTTATGGATCAGGAATTCATATTCTAGCGACGGATTGTCCCATTTGCCTGGGTGAGTTTATGGATGGTGAGAAAGTGAGAGTCTTGCCAAGATGTCACCATGGCTTTCATGTGAGGTGCATAGACATTTGGTTGGCTTCACACTCTTCTTGCCCAACTTGTAGGCAATCATTGCTTGAACAACCTGTGATGACATCCTCTGATGATGCAGGGGATGTTGAAGCTGGATTGAGATAG